aAAGTGTTGCAAGTTATGGATACTGTTCTGGTGTATGGCATCGGACTCAGTTCGTATCTTCACCCTTCAAAAAAAGCAATCAGATCACTATGCAACCTAAAACCGTACGAAAGCTGCAAAGATCACtttaatacagaaaaaataCTTACCCTGCACTGCTTAGTGTAATCCAAAGTATAATAACTGGTTTTGATACAAAATTATACACAAGTAGTTTTCTGTGACCTGAGTAAAGCTTTTGACTCAGTGAATCACCAAATTCTtctgaaaaaaattgaaaaatacggCATAAACGAAAATGGAAATAAACGTATTGCTTCATATCTTCAGGAAAGACAACAATAGACACACTGGAAGGGAACAATTTCTGAATCGAGAACAGTGGAAACTGGAGTACCACAGTGCTCTGTGCTCGGACCAGTTTTATTCCTGTTATATTTAAAcgatttaccaaaaaatataaaggcaGACTCAATGTGcttgtatgctgatgacaccTCATACATAAATAGTTCTAAAGACTTAAAAgacctaaaagaaaaaacaaatataacattaaatgaaacaaaaaattggttcgaaataaataatctacAACTGAACAGAGAAAAAACACATCACTTACTTTCTTCACAAAACAAAACCAGGAGGTCAGAGATAATACTACAATGTTTCTAGGAGTTACACTATCAGAAACTCTTTCATGGAGGGaccacataaaaaaattgaaggaAGAATTGGCAACGGCACTGTATTGTTTAAGTATGTTAGCTAAAAGTTTACCGGAGGAAGAAATAAGGAATGTATATTTTGCGTACTTTCATAGTATGGCGATATATGGCATACTTACCTGGGGCGCATCTAGTGCGCCCCAGGTAAAAAATTGGGTTATAGAGAAAGTTGCAGAGGCTATTTTAGGGAGTTGAAGATACAGACAATACCATCccgttttgttttttcttgtcGACAATATGTTTATGCGCAAAGAGAGACATTGGAAAGAAATATAGACTCTCAGAACTATAGTACACGATATGGAAACAATTTACTGGTACAGAAGTACACAGAGTACAGAAGTCACAAAATACtttcaaatatatttcaataaaactatATAATGCTCTACCATCAAGAACAAAACAATTAGACGAGAAGACATTTAAAGCGGAAGTGAAGAAACACCTAATAGAAGGtgaaatttattcaattcaaGAATACTATGGAAGTAAGATGTTTTGTATATTTGAGaaataaactattattattattattattatgaaagcACATAGGGCTATCTCTTAGGTTGCAATTGCCTCCTCTAAAGTGCtagtcaaagcatggagagcagtaattgttgattttgctttttGGTAAGTATGTTGGGTAGGGTGAAGTAAATTAGTGACAAGCACTCCATTTCTAaggtattgatcgattacTTTTTTCATCTctttgaggagaaatgaagttagacCCATTGGTCTGTATGCCTTTAGGTATGAAAaccacctttactttcctCCATAGTGTGGGTATATAGCTAAGGCTGTTGCTAGCTATATATAGGGATATTGTTACTGGAAGCAGGTCTTCTAAGcctttttgcataaaaataaGCAGAATTTCATCCTCCAGGCGATTTTAGAGGCTTGAAATTATGAGTTACAAGCTCATAATTAGTTCCTAACCCCATCTCATCTCTATTCCATACCCACTTATATAGCCAATAATTTGCATGactaaggtccattactaccatcttttagttaaatttatcttatagataaacccatctactagccaatgagagcgcgtaaaatagccgtaaccatggtaataatcccttagatagcttaaccagaagatggtagtaacgagcctaaggcccactttccactttttatttaccacttcctgataaatttatcctatagataaatccagttcttagccAACGAGAGggcttaaaaccgctgtaaccatggtaattatctatcggataaatttatcaagaggtggtaaaagtgggtcTTACTCAGACTTTGACATGTATAACACAAAGTCATGGTGCACATCTCGATTGACGTGGGCTGATCCGCTGTTATGCAATTTCTGTTGTAACATATCACATTTATTATGAAAACTTGGAgatgttttcttttatttggtGAAGATTTACATTTCTGTCTTGCTTTGCTTCTTTCCTTCTTTTAAGGGTCGATTACACGGAGATAGTATACACGCCACTAGCGCACTTTTTTACTATCCGGCTAGTTAGATAGTTGGCGAATAAAAAGCGTGCATGATTACACGCAACAAGTAAACAAGCTTGATCTTGTTCACTCGCAACCACCTGATTATTGTGTTTATGTGTACAAAGCCTCAACATGAAGTGGAATAGTAATAACATCAGcaagtttttggaaatttacgaaaattttccaatattatggaatataaaactaaaaaattatcacGATACAAAATTGAGGGACGCTgttttcgaaaagttaactgAAGAATTAAAAGCTGAAGGTTTAGTTGAGGATATGACACCAAAGCagctaaaatcaaaaataaaaagtattaaagatGCCTACCGCCAAGAATTagccaaaattgaaaagtcAAAAAAAAGTGGTATGGGAACCGATGATATCTACACTCCTAAATTGATTAGGTTTGGTAAAGCTGATTTTCTACGGGAAGTTACATCAACAAGAgagtcaaaatcaaatttagtaagtatatatttattcaataaaaaaacataataattagTATTTATTACTCTTGGGTTGGTTAAATTTCAATACCAACTTTTTCTCATTGCCATGGAACAGATCCTTCTGTCATAAAATATTGGGCATAAGAACTTCGTACATTCTCCGCTTCTCGTTTGTAATTATTGCTGCCCAAGTGGCTCACCAGCCGTAGTCCATTAGTATGATTTCGCCACGTTCCCGATGACACCTCAAAAGTATTTAAATCCTCACTGTCAACTGATTGTGGGGTAAGGTAAGTATTAGAAGTCATTCGTAGCCAATTATGTAAACTACAAGCAGCCCAGATTACTTTATCAATAGTATCTGATTTTAATTGTATTGGTCTCTGAAATACTCGAAAATCGCCAGACAAGTATACCAAATGCATTTTCTACTACTCGCCGCGCTCTGGAAAGCCTATagttgaaaagtttttcttcatTTGATAAGTTGTTTTTACTATACggcttcattaaatttgctctTAAGGGAAATGCATCGTCACCAATAATAACTGATTTGTCAGGGAAGCCTAACAACTTATTCTGAATGGCTATGTTTAAAGTTGAGTCTCTGAATATTGCACTATCGCTTGCACGTCCATTTCCTCCTATATCTATGTATCTGAAGCTGTAAGTTGCATCCACCATGGCGAATAAAATTATGCTGTATGTGCCCTTATACCTACAAGAAAAGTACTGACTACGCCAATGTCCTTCCAAATACTGTTTGGAACAAAAAGAGTTCTGATGTGTTAGAGGAAGCCATGCAGAATAGTTTCCTTGATAGTACACAAAATGCAATTTATATGTCattgtaattgttttaaaaaagaagagaaaaataaacttatttacTGTTCATGACTAGTTTTATTTATCTCCTATTTCTTTaggtaataactttattagaTTAACTAACCTTTAGGTAGGGTCTGATATTGCAATTAGAACTTCCggtaaaaatttcgaaattgtACATTCCGGGACTCGAAATAGATACTCCAAAGATGTAAAGCTGTCTCTAGTGGCTAAATAGCGTAGCGTTATTACAAGTTTTACTCTTGTGGGAATAGCCAATCTCATTACCGTATTAGTTTTTTGGATTGAATCTTCTACCATTTGCagcaaattattaaaatttgtagtaCTTATTCTTAGGCTATTTCTATAAGCTGTCGGATCTTCTTCAgctaattcttttaaaaggGTGCAAGAAGCACCTAACTTATCCCTGCGAGAAATCCATTCCCTCACTCATTTCCTTTTTCGTTTCTCGCAAAtcgtgttttttaattcttcttgtAAAACGGCTCCAACAACCAAGGCACATCCACGTAATACttcttttgatattttagGTGTCATTTccactatacagggtgattcacataagaaccgacacagagcagggacatgtagaggacaataaattaagatgatttaacgcaacttatctctataccaagttgtacccctgaggagttataggccttcaaagttggctcttaaatttttaaaacattcaatatcttcgtaatacattaagctagaaaaaccaaatttggtatacgttatgagtgtaccgagggtattaattggtagcaagttgagaccaattgaggcatttcaaagggttgattaagggtgatggttccctaaattttggcagatttttttaacctttttgtggatttaatacattattacctcatttcatgtggaatttaattctaaaattttttttactcttactatttttaaaaaacattgtcgttttcataaaaaactcaaaaaactaaagacgCGTATCTtgttaatgctacttaaaatcatcgaaaattcagtagtcggctgtgaaattgtacgtaatttgagaaataaactgtttattatgagctaaaaagacatcatccataaaccaatttagtttaggcataataattttctagtgataaagagaaaatccccaaaatgtcaaaattaagtacttttagttttaaaatcgatcataactcaagaatgaaaggtgatgatgaaagttttttaggaataaattgtttattatgaactaaaaagatattattgataaacagattttgtttagatgtaatgattttctagtgataaagagaaaatccccataatgtcaaaattgagtacttttgttatcaaaatcgatcattactcaaaaattaattgtgatggagataagtttttttgaaattaattgtttattatgaactaaaaagacatcatccataaacagatttggtttagttatgattttctagtgataaagaaaaaatcaccaaaatgtcaaaattgagtacttttggtattaaaatagatcataactcaaaactGAAAGGTGATGgtgaaaagtttatttgaaataaattgtttattatgaactaaaaaaacatcatccataagcaaatttagtttaggtataacgattttctagtgataaagaaaaaatcaccaaaatgttaaaattgagtacttttggtattaaaatagatcataactcaaaaattaaaggagatggagaaaagtatacttcaaataaattgtttattatgaactaaaaggacattactcataaacagatttggtttagttataatgattttctaatgataaagagaaaatcaccgaaatatcaaaattgagtacttttggtattaaaattgatcataactcaaggatgaaagatgatggagaaaagttttttaggaataagttgtttattgtcaactaagaagacatcatccataaacaaatttagtttagatgtaataattttcaggtgataaagagaaaatcccaaaaatgtcaaaattgggtacttttggtgttaaaatcgataataactcaagaatgaaaggcgatggagaaaagatgaagaaaaccttgtcgtcaaataactttataactttgtcgtcaagtttgacgtacaatttcatagccaactactaaattttctcttattttaagtaacattacgaaatacgtgtcattagttatttacgttttttatgaaaacgacaaagttttttaaaaaataatacgggtaagaaaagttttagaattaaattccacatgaaatgaattagtaatgtattaaatccgccaaaagtttaaaaaaatttgtccaaatttagggtaccatcacccttaatcaaccctatGAAATGCCttaattgagttcaatttgttaccaattaatacctgtggtacactcataacgtataccaaatttggtttttctagcttaatgtattaccaagatattgaactttttaaaaatttaagagccaactCTGAAGGCCTACAACTCCTgaggtgtacaacttagtatagaggtaagttacgttaaatcattttaatttattgtcctctacatgtccctgctctgtgtcggttcttatgtgaatcaccctgtatataactGAACCAACCTTGACATTACAACCGTCAGTATTATAAAATCTCTTCTACTCTGTATCTACTTTGCTCGCCGATATAATTACACGATACTTTTTTACTATCTAGATAGAGCTATCTAGATGAGCTAGTAGCTAGGAAAGTTGACCGGTCTCCAACTTTACTCGCATACATATTTGCTAGCTAACTATCTGGATAGTTTACACGCCACCATAATTACACAGAACTACTTTACTAGCAGCTAGTAAAAAAGTGCACTAGTGGCGTGTAAACTATTTCCGTGTAATCGACCCTTTACGGacatttaaaatcttttgCAATACACTTTTTACGCTTCAACCAATAAAACTTATTGCCATTTAATATATCATTACATAGAAAGTGACAAAATCAACTCATCTCTTATCATTTATGTCaaagtcaaaaattaatttgaaaatgaataattttgcTAGAAAATGTTAAGATTAATATATatactaaaatttgtttgtgtAATTTACGCAATCAGAAACGGACATATGTTCGATAACTCCATAAGAAGATTTTTTGATACCCCATTTCGAGGTGATCCTGATTGTCCATGGACGAGTATCGTAACAATAAGCGCCAGTAACGATTTTGCGACCCAAATGTGGGAATATTGCACGGTTTACGCTGTCGGTCGATACACCGGTTTAGATCCTTTTGTTCCTCCGTTAATCCATAAGAAATTATCGTTGATTTTCCAAGGATTATCCGTAAAATCATTCGCTAGAATCGCGcgtaaatgtaaatttaatcgAAAGAAATTCGTTTTTGATTATGCGAGTTGGACCAACATGGATAAGAGTTTGTTGATATCAAAGGgaaatattgaattaaatttggtgttgaaatatttaaaatttttacttgatcaatttaaattgacggaaatttttaaaaaaccttcCAGCTCCATTAtcaaaaaagctttaaaacaatacgaatcaaataaattaattggaatttatataaataaaatcgattttgaatACGAAAACCCTTTGTTGGCTAAAACCGTggatttttatgaaaaaggaCTACAATATTTTCGAAACGAATATAGAAACGTAACATTCATCGCTTTATGTGGAATTAACGCAATTTGTTTGGACATATTTAAAGAACAAAACgatgtttatatttataaatataataatatcgAGCGTTTAACTATTGCGATATTATCGCTTTGTAATcatgttattttcaaaaccgGCGGAATTGGTTTATGGGGAGGATTATTATCGGGGggcgaaataatttattctttttgcgAAActcttcaaataaataaacctGGAAATTATACAATCATCCAAAGATTAATTGGAACTAAAAAGAATTGCGATGAATATGATTattcaattgaaaatgttgcataaaaagttttttttatttaaaaataaacgcaTCAACTAATTCGTTTGTGTTTCGAATACAATGAACGTGGTTGCATTCACCGGAAGTGATGGGGGACGAATCCCCCGCAATACAGATCACAATTTATATAGACCAACAACAAAATTGTTCGAACGTTCTCTCGATTTGCCGCTTGTGTTCAAGTACCCGTTACAAACACCCTTAATAATCACGTTTTAGCCGACAAATAGGGGGGCCCCCGGACCGCCCGTTCCAGTAACATCATTGGACTTTGTATTCCGGCCGCCCACGCACGACTCCGCCCACGGGAAAAGCCCTCTCGAAGCTTTGCATGCCGAAAGCTCCCAGAAACAATCCAACAATTTCATCGGTTACATGTTATAAAGtttttcgaaatttcaaaaatgatggaaaatgctaatttaaaaacacgTTCAAACCAACCGTGTTCACCCAAAGACTTTTTCGCGCGGCTTTACGGGCATTTAGAGAGTGATCGTGATGAGAAAGACGACGGGGAAAGAGTTGTTGGTAATCAAAATGTTGTCGCTCCAATTCCCGTCTTTCCAACTCCTCCAATTCCGTTATTTTTACCGCACGCCACTGATGTACAATTAACTGCAGCAGCCGCCGCTGGATTATCAGCTTTTTGtaagtaaattttgtttaaaaaccatcaatttcacgtttgacgtttcaataataaaaattaacctaaaaagaaaaaagataatgacatttgaataaaaaattaataccaacctaatatcttaaatgtcatatttttgctttttgtaAGATAATTAGACCGCGTTATAGgtttatcttagaaaaaatgctacaataaaaaaaatagatgaacctACAATTTCGGGGCCAGTGTCCTTATGtcttaaaaccaaaatgttcgaacttttaattttgacatatttgtcaacttcataaaaaatcctttaaaatgagtccaaactcgacatatttaactttaatattaatgcaaatacaatcacttccggtttgaaacgtcaattttgacatatttgtcaacttcttagcaatttaatttttaaatattaata
This region of Onthophagus taurus isolate NC chromosome 3, IU_Otau_3.0, whole genome shotgun sequence genomic DNA includes:
- the LOC139429552 gene encoding galactoside alpha-(1,2)-fucosyltransferase 2-like, which translates into the protein MLRLIYILKFVCVIYAIRNGHMFDNSIRRFFDTPFRGDPDCPWTSIVTISASNDFATQMWEYCTVYAVGRYTGLDPFVPPLIHKKLSLIFQGLSVKSFARIARKCKFNRKKFVFDYASWTNMDKSLLISKGNIELNLVLKYLKFLLDQFKLTEIFKKPSSSIIKKALKQYESNKLIGIYINKIDFEYENPLLAKTVDFYEKGLQYFRNEYRNVTFIALCGINAICLDIFKEQNDVYIYKYNNIERLTIAILSLCNHVIFKTGGIGLWGGLLSGGEIIYSFCETLQINKPGNYTIIQRLIGTKKNCDEYDYSIENVA